The DNA sequence CTGAACGGCATGTCCGGCTTTAATCGCGTTATTCAGATCTTTGATGTGGAGACCAATGCGGAATCCGGGTTTAAAATTGCCTGACAGCATCATGGGCGCTTTCGCATCCAGGACAGTGGAACCGGCTAAACCGCCGCGAATGGCCTGATAGACCCGTTCCGGATCAGCTCCGGACTTTTGGGCAAACATCAGGGCTTCCGAAGCGACGGCAATGTTGACTGCCACGATGATGTTATTGGCCAGTTTCGCCACGTTGCCTGATCCAAGCGGCCCGACGTATGTGACCGATCCGGCCATGGCCATCAATAGGTCCCGATACCGCTCAAACACTTCCGGATCTCCCCCACCCATGACGGCTAACGTTCCTTCAATGGCTTTCGGTTCTCCTCCGCTAACGGGACAGTCCAGCATGTGAATACCTTTTTCCAGTAAAGCCGCACCGATGGCTCTGGTTTCGTTGGGATCAATAGAACTCATATCAATGAGTGTTGTGCCTGGACGAGCGTTCTCGAGAATACCGCCTTGACCTAAGGCTACCTGACGGACCTGAGGAGAATCCGGCACCATGGTAATCAAGACATCCCCAAATGCCGCTGTTTCTGCCAATGTCCCTTTCTTCGCGCCAAGCGCGACTACTTCATCCATTACATGTTCTTTCGGGGTATGAACCATGAGGTCATGTCCTGCTTTAATCAGGTTCGTGCTCATGGGCTTGCCCATAATACCCAGCCCGATGAATCCAATTTTCATGAATATGTTCTCCTTCAAGATGCAGTCAGTTATGTTGCTGGCTGCATTGTTTTTCCTATTTTAGCCTACTCTCGCATGTTTCCCTGTGCAAGTGGCTGACAGGAAGGAATGCATCAGATTTCATTTTGGCCGATATAGATTTTGCTAAGATCCATCCTTGTATGATTGCATGTCTGCTTGTCTGCTTGTTTGTCTGCTTCCTTGAAATAGTAGCTTGCCTGAAGATAAGGATGCGGGTATTTTCGGAGCATATTGTACAGGTACTCTCTCACTGTGAGCTCCGGTATTTCTCGAGATGCCAGACCTTCGATGAGTGTTCGAAAGGCCTGGCGTTCATCGTCAGTTGCCCGATTTTTGAAATAGCCCCAGACATGTTCTGCCGCATTGACGGCATCTCCGGTTGATTCAGGAAGGTTGAGTGCCTGTTCCAGCAGTCTGGCCAGCCGAAGAAAGTCCGGCTGTGATTTATCTTTCAGCAGCATGCGGATCTCCCGATAGATGGGCTGAGATCGAGCCAGAACTGAATACTTGGAACGAGCCCATAATCGTTCAGCCAGCTTGACATCACGCTGAAGAATCATCTGGATTTTCTCAGCTGATCGATTAGAATCCTGCGCTTCCAGAAGAACATCCAATGATTCTGCAAGGGTCTGGATCAACTCCATGAATGAGTCTGCGGCAATGGTATCGGACTGAGTTCCTGGAAGCTTCCCCACTGCCTGTTGACTGTACCGGATGATCTGCCGGCCATCGCCTGGGCCCCAGGTCTGACCGGCCAGTTGGATCCATTCTGCCATCGACCTGCCCTCCGGCGATGGATTATATTGATGAGCAAGATGACTGAAAACAACTGGAAAACCAGTTCGCTGGCTGATTTTCAGTACATCAGCGATGTTGAAGTTTTTTTCGTCATTTTCAAGGACGAGGCGTGCACGAATGGTTGCATCCAGTGAGGCGGCTCGCTCAATAAACCGTTCCATTACGACGGCTTTATCATCATTCACTGCAGAGATTCGAAGGATCAGCTTGTTATCCGGATCGGTTCCCATCAGCTCCATAATCCGGACCTGATGTTCCAAAAGACGCGCCATCTCCCGCCAAACTTTTTCATCCGGTGAACTCAGTTCACTGGGCGATCCCATTTCCATAACGATACGGATTTTCCCCCAGAGAAGCTGCTTGATCGACTCAAACTCTTTCTCAAGTTTCTTTTCCCAATCAAAAGGCAAATTCTCCGTGATGGAAAAAGGAAGGAGATCAGGAGAAATTCCATAAAGCGGAATCCGAAGAGCTCGGTTGTAACGTATTGTCGATTCAAGCACCGAAAGATTCCATCGGATCCGTTCTGCCCAATTCTCCCGGTTTAATTCGCTTTGCCGGAACGATTTATATTGATTCCCTGCATCAAGATTCATCCAGGAATATCCAACGTTAACTTGAGTCAGCTCCATGCACTGATCCCCTCCTTTCCTGCCCTTCTCTACTCTTCTTTTCCCTTCTCTTCTATCGGTCATTCACTTTAGTCAATTTCTCACTTGTCGATGTCTCTGTATTTCAACTTTTCTCTATTGTCGTCCTTGTTCTTCTTTCGGATTCATAGGAATGTCCATCCAACCAAAGGTCAATGATGCGAAGAAATGAGTTTGCTTCAGGGCTGTTAGCCTTCACTTGTCCGAAAGAACTGATCCATCGAGTCATATAAATCCTGGCTCTCTTTGCGCTGAGGCTGTGTCACCATGAAAATGTGATTCAAAGGTTTTCTGATTCGAAAAGGGTAATCATGTAACCGGAGTTTGATGTTTGCCTGCTTGATTTTTTGTGCAAAGTCGATCCCTTCACGGTGAAACATGACATCATTTCCACTGGTTGCCAGCCATACAGGCGGTAATTGCGGGATTAACTGCAGGGGGTCGGTCATAAAGTCTGTCAGCTGCCCGCTCTTCTCCCGAATGGCTTGAGTCTGTAGAGACTGTTGAGAAAATGGATTTTGTCCCAATGGATTTGATTCAGATTGGCGGCTGCATCCGAGATAATGCGGAATGAAATTCAGGATGTCTGTTCGTCTGGTTCTTACCATGGGGTGAATCAGGCTGACCGCCCGAATTCGGAACGAATGCCTGATATTAAATAACGGAGCTGATTCCCCTTTGCCTGTAGTCAAAACCCCCAACAGAAGCAGACACAGCAGTCCACCGGCGGAATCTCCTTTCAGGTAGACTCTCTCCCAATCGATGTCGACTGGCAATTGCTCAAGCCTCGCCAAGGATGACAGAATGACTTGAATCTGCTCTGTCACCGTGGCCTGAGGGATCAACGGGTAATCCAGCACCGCCACGGCATATCCGCGCAATGCCATTTCCGCGGCAGTCCACTGATTGAGTTCCATGCTGCCATAGACCAGCCCGCCGCCATGCAGATCAATGACCAGTGGACAGGCTTTCTCTTTTTTTACTGGTAGGTACAGATCGAAGAGATAAGCTTTATCTGACTTTTCGGAGCCTCCGACATTTTTCATTATGGTTACTTCAGGATAATGAAACTGCTGAAACGCCAGTCGCGGCGCGTCTGCCACTTTTAAAAAATACCGCACCAGCCTGATGCGGGGATCGAATATCATTTTCATATTGTATTCCTCCCGCCTAAGTCATCCTGGTGATGCAGCATACTCCGCCGTGTCCTCATTTTTCGGATGGATCATCCATCCCTGGAACAATCCCGGAGTTCCCCGCCACTATTTGCCAAGCACCTGATCATGTTTCAGCTGCTGGCTGCGTAGCTGACCGCAGGCACCCTCAATGTCTCCGCCCATTTCCTTGCGCCGGATACAATTGACACCACTTTGCATCAGAAGATCAAAGAACCTGGATATGTCTTCTGAATCACTGCGCTCAAACTCTTTTTCCTGAACCGGATTGTAGGGAATCAGATTGACATAGCCTTTTTTACCCAGTGGACGAATCAGTTTCGCCAGCTCCAGGGCATGTTCCGGCTTATCATTGATGCCCCGAATCAAAATATATTCGAAGAAGACCCGGCGGTTTGTCAGCTGGATGTATTCTTTCAGCGCATCCATCAATTCTTTGATCGGATACGCCCGGTTGATTTTCATCAATCGGGATCGAATTTCATCGTTGGGTGCATGGAGCGAAACCGCCAGGTGAACCGGCAGACCTTCCCGGGCAAACTGCCGGATTTTCGGTGCCAGACCGCTAGTCGATACCGTGATGTGCGATGGCGTGATGCACAGCCCTCTCTGATCTGTCACAATGCCCAGTGCTCGCATCACTTCGTCATAATTGTCAAAGGGTTCGCCGATCCCCATTACCGTAATATGCGAGACACCGGCTTTTGATCCGCGGCTGGTCAGCCACCGTTCCACCTGGAGGATTTGAAGAACAATCTCCCCCGCCGTGAGATCTCGCTGCTTAGTTAGTAAGCCGCTGGCACAGAACTGACAGCCCATGTTGCAGCCGATCTGAGTGGTGACACAAACCGCTTTGCCATACCCTTTCGGCATCATAACCGTTTCGATCAGGCAGGCATCCGTCAGACGGAACAAGAATTTGGTTGTCCCATCTTCTGCTTCCTGGATCGTTACTTCTTCCAACGGTTGAAAGGTAAAATGCTCTTCCAGAAAATCAGTCAGGCGCGGCGGAAGATCCGCCATCTCCCGGAAGGATGTCACTTTATGCTGGTACAAATGCTGCCAGATCGAATCTACCCAGCCTGCTTTCTGCTGCTGTGTCTTAAGCCAATCAGCCAGTTCCAGCCTTGTTATTCCGTATATCAGTTGTTTTTC is a window from the Clostridiaceae bacterium HFYG-1003 genome containing:
- the garR gene encoding 2-hydroxy-3-oxopropionate reductase, which translates into the protein MFMKIGFIGLGIMGKPMSTNLIKAGHDLMVHTPKEHVMDEVVALGAKKGTLAETAAFGDVLITMVPDSPQVRQVALGQGGILENARPGTTLIDMSSIDPNETRAIGAALLEKGIHMLDCPVSGGEPKAIEGTLAVMGGGDPEVFERYRDLLMAMAGSVTYVGPLGSGNVAKLANNIIVAVNIAVASEALMFAQKSGADPERVYQAIRGGLAGSTVLDAKAPMMLSGNFKPGFRIGLHIKDLNNAIKAGHAVQSPLPLTAQVMEMMQVLRGAGYDHEDHSALLRYYEKLVDTTLTPREE
- a CDS encoding alpha/beta hydrolase, translating into MKMIFDPRIRLVRYFLKVADAPRLAFQQFHYPEVTIMKNVGGSEKSDKAYLFDLYLPVKKEKACPLVIDLHGGGLVYGSMELNQWTAAEMALRGYAVAVLDYPLIPQATVTEQIQVILSSLARLEQLPVDIDWERVYLKGDSAGGLLCLLLLGVLTTGKGESAPLFNIRHSFRIRAVSLIHPMVRTRRTDILNFIPHYLGCSRQSESNPLGQNPFSQQSLQTQAIREKSGQLTDFMTDPLQLIPQLPPVWLATSGNDVMFHREGIDFAQKIKQANIKLRLHDYPFRIRKPLNHIFMVTQPQRKESQDLYDSMDQFFRTSEG
- a CDS encoding DUF1722 domain-containing protein; this encodes MNLDAGNQYKSFRQSELNRENWAERIRWNLSVLESTIRYNRALRIPLYGISPDLLPFSITENLPFDWEKKLEKEFESIKQLLWGKIRIVMEMGSPSELSSPDEKVWREMARLLEHQVRIMELMGTDPDNKLILRISAVNDDKAVVMERFIERAASLDATIRARLVLENDEKNFNIADVLKISQRTGFPVVFSHLAHQYNPSPEGRSMAEWIQLAGQTWGPGDGRQIIRYSQQAVGKLPGTQSDTIAADSFMELIQTLAESLDVLLEAQDSNRSAEKIQMILQRDVKLAERLWARSKYSVLARSQPIYREIRMLLKDKSQPDFLRLARLLEQALNLPESTGDAVNAAEHVWGYFKNRATDDERQAFRTLIEGLASREIPELTVREYLYNMLRKYPHPYLQASYYFKEADKQADKQTCNHTRMDLSKIYIGQNEI
- the rlmN gene encoding 23S rRNA (adenine(2503)-C(2))-methyltransferase RlmN, which codes for MEKQLIYGITRLELADWLKTQQQKAGWVDSIWQHLYQHKVTSFREMADLPPRLTDFLEEHFTFQPLEEVTIQEAEDGTTKFLFRLTDACLIETVMMPKGYGKAVCVTTQIGCNMGCQFCASGLLTKQRDLTAGEIVLQILQVERWLTSRGSKAGVSHITVMGIGEPFDNYDEVMRALGIVTDQRGLCITPSHITVSTSGLAPKIRQFAREGLPVHLAVSLHAPNDEIRSRLMKINRAYPIKELMDALKEYIQLTNRRVFFEYILIRGINDKPEHALELAKLIRPLGKKGYVNLIPYNPVQEKEFERSDSEDISRFFDLLMQSGVNCIRRKEMGGDIEGACGQLRSQQLKHDQVLGK